A window from Gemmatimonadaceae bacterium encodes these proteins:
- a CDS encoding helix-turn-helix domain-containing protein: MAAGNLPHRRPGETSATEIPGAGLQARVAALVLGRLERARLQDAVRGRAILEHVDTASALENLVARSVPRVSAVIAEPFDIRRVPVAPTLARLRAEYPGVALIGFCQPAHRFSSEIVALVNAGVHELVFRGVDDSSTAFRQTLARASQTSAARQVLDALGTHLTGDALPIVETCLQYAWPDFSSRALAQVLGMNVKTLVKQCRTNGLPSPGALLNWLRLMVVAYLLEAEGRALEHVAAAFGLDSASPLRNLMKRYTGLRSLEVRTGGGLKVVIEAFLREDAFGRQEERPHGEEPLAG; the protein is encoded by the coding sequence ATGGCTGCCGGCAACCTCCCACATCGACGCCCCGGCGAGACCTCCGCTACAGAAATTCCCGGCGCAGGTCTGCAGGCGCGCGTCGCCGCACTCGTTCTCGGACGACTCGAACGAGCGCGACTTCAGGATGCCGTTCGGGGCCGCGCCATTCTCGAGCACGTCGATACGGCTTCCGCACTCGAGAACCTTGTCGCTCGCTCGGTGCCGCGCGTCTCCGCCGTCATCGCCGAGCCGTTCGACATACGTCGCGTTCCCGTCGCGCCGACACTCGCGCGTCTCAGGGCGGAGTATCCAGGCGTTGCACTGATCGGCTTCTGTCAGCCCGCGCACCGCTTCTCGAGCGAGATTGTCGCGCTCGTGAATGCCGGCGTGCACGAACTGGTATTCCGCGGCGTCGACGACAGCAGCACCGCCTTCCGCCAGACGCTCGCGCGCGCATCACAAACCTCCGCCGCCCGCCAGGTGCTCGACGCGTTAGGCACCCATCTCACGGGCGACGCGCTGCCGATCGTCGAGACATGCCTGCAATACGCGTGGCCGGACTTCAGCTCGCGCGCGCTCGCGCAAGTGCTCGGCATGAACGTGAAGACGCTGGTGAAGCAATGCCGAACGAACGGGTTGCCGTCGCCAGGCGCGCTGCTCAATTGGCTACGGTTGATGGTCGTCGCGTACTTGCTCGAAGCCGAGGGACGCGCGCTCGAGCACGTCGCGGCGGCGTTCGGGCTCGACTCGGCGTCTCCGCTTCGGAACTTGATGAAACGCTATACAGGTCTCCGTTCGCTCGAAGTGCGCACGGGTGGAGGCCTCAAAGTAGTCATCGAAGCGTTTCTGCGCGAAGACGCCTTCGGCCGGCAGGAAGAACGGCCACACGGCGAGGAGCCGTTAGCTGGCTAA
- a CDS encoding L-lactate permease, with product MWPQNYRPLGSATLSTLLAALPLLMLLGLLAARRVRAHIAALLALGAALLVAVGPIGMPPAMAGKAALLGAAYGFLPIGWIILNVIFLYNLANERQLFVPLQARVVAITGDRRLQLLLIAFCFGAFFEGAAGFGTPVAVTGAILIGLGFPALEASALSLIANTAPVAFGALGTPIIALQGVTSIDARTLSAMVGRQLPIFSLIVPFWLIWAYAGFRRTIEIWPALLVAGITFAVPQFLVSNFHGPWLVDIIAAISSMICLTAFLRVWRGGKMERSDTKPSPAPAAASGISPWLPWILLSVIVFVWGLPNVKALLDAISAPKIAIPGLDKLVQRMPPVVLRPTAEPAVFTFNWLSASGTAILISAIISGFALRYRPLELLRHYGRTLVLVRHSLLTIAAMLALGYTTRYSGEDAILGLAFAHAGVLYPFFGTLLGWLGVALTGSDTASNVLFGSLQKVTAQRLGLNPILMAAANSSGGVMGKMIDAQSIVVASTATRWFGHEWRILRYVFFHSLALATLVGLLVLLQQYVFTGMLVRG from the coding sequence ATGTGGCCCCAAAACTACCGGCCGTTAGGCAGCGCTACGCTCTCGACGCTCCTGGCCGCGTTGCCGCTGCTCATGCTGCTGGGCCTTCTCGCCGCGCGGCGCGTTCGCGCGCACATTGCCGCGCTGCTCGCGTTAGGCGCGGCGCTCCTCGTCGCGGTTGGTCCCATCGGCATGCCGCCGGCGATGGCCGGGAAAGCGGCACTCCTCGGCGCCGCCTACGGCTTCCTGCCCATCGGCTGGATCATCCTCAACGTCATTTTCCTCTACAATCTCGCCAATGAACGGCAGCTGTTCGTGCCGCTCCAGGCTCGAGTCGTCGCCATCACCGGCGACCGGCGGCTTCAGCTTTTACTCATCGCGTTCTGTTTCGGCGCGTTCTTCGAGGGCGCGGCGGGGTTCGGGACGCCGGTCGCGGTCACCGGCGCGATTCTCATCGGACTCGGATTTCCCGCGCTCGAAGCCTCGGCGCTCTCGTTGATCGCGAACACGGCACCGGTCGCCTTCGGCGCGCTCGGCACACCGATCATTGCGCTTCAAGGCGTGACGTCGATCGACGCGCGGACCTTGAGCGCAATGGTCGGGCGACAGCTCCCGATCTTCTCCCTCATCGTGCCGTTCTGGTTGATCTGGGCGTACGCGGGCTTTCGTCGCACGATCGAGATCTGGCCCGCACTCCTCGTCGCCGGGATCACCTTCGCCGTGCCGCAATTTCTCGTCTCGAACTTCCACGGCCCTTGGCTCGTGGACATCATCGCGGCCATCTCATCGATGATCTGTCTGACGGCGTTCCTTCGCGTATGGCGGGGCGGCAAGATGGAACGCAGCGACACCAAGCCGTCGCCCGCGCCGGCAGCTGCGTCAGGTATCTCGCCATGGCTCCCGTGGATCCTGCTCTCGGTGATCGTATTCGTGTGGGGGCTGCCTAACGTCAAGGCGTTGCTCGACGCGATCTCCGCTCCGAAGATCGCGATCCCCGGACTCGACAAGCTGGTCCAGCGCATGCCGCCGGTCGTCCTTCGGCCAACCGCGGAGCCGGCGGTCTTCACCTTCAACTGGCTGTCCGCCAGCGGGACGGCAATCCTCATCTCGGCGATCATCTCCGGCTTCGCGCTGCGCTATCGGCCGCTCGAGCTACTGCGCCATTACGGCCGCACGCTCGTTCTCGTCAGGCATTCGCTGCTCACCATCGCGGCGATGCTCGCGCTCGGCTACACGACGCGCTATTCCGGCGAGGACGCGATCCTGGGATTAGCCTTCGCTCACGCCGGCGTCCTTTATCCATTCTTCGGTACGCTCCTCGGCTGGCTCGGGGTAGCGCTCACGGGCTCGGACACGGCGTCGAATGTGCTTTTCGGAAGCCTGCAGAAGGTGACCGCACAGCGGCTGGGGCTCAATCCGATCCTGATGGCCGCGGCGAACAGCTCGGGTGGCGTCATGGGCAAGATGATCGACGCGCAGAGCATCGTTGTCGCGAGCACCGCGACGCGCTGGTTCGGCCACGAGTGGCGGATCTTGCGTTACGTGTTCTTTCACAGCCTCGCGCTGGCGACGCTGGTGGGACTGCTCGTGTTGCTGCAGCAGTATGTTTTTACGGGAATGCTCGTGAGGGGATAG
- a CDS encoding rhodanese-like domain-containing protein produces the protein MADTITREELSEKIQRGDQFHLFEVLPRMYWRKHHLPGARSLPLEEVESAIPTLVPDKHAEIVVYCWNFT, from the coding sequence ATGGCCGACACGATCACGCGCGAAGAGCTCTCCGAGAAGATTCAACGCGGCGACCAGTTTCATCTGTTTGAGGTGCTGCCGCGCATGTACTGGCGCAAGCATCACCTGCCCGGAGCGCGAAGCCTGCCGCTCGAAGAAGTGGAGTCGGCGATTCCAACGCTCGTGCCCGACAAGCACGCCGAGATCGTCGTCTACTGCTGGAACTTCACGTGA